The following are from one region of the Silene latifolia isolate original U9 population chromosome 9, ASM4854445v1, whole genome shotgun sequence genome:
- the LOC141598362 gene encoding protein neprosin-like, giving the protein MRKEMFFKEWRIIVGFLVLTFSINFDVTQAKGVSVNLNNKLKAMIKPAVKSIKSSDGDVIDCVNIYNQPAFDHPALKNHTIQMRPSFIVEKDAIKDKNISSGIETLEQTWQKSGGCPDGTVPIRRVTKKDLLRFHNLERFGMKAPSFIPNTSYPDRTLIINNVNVSVGPQPNFSSAELVAVVIHYLGIKGTMSIWNPRVERWDEYTTAQLWLQSGSTTDLESVQAGWIVNKKLYGDTRTRFFTYWTRDGSQKTGCFDLICSGFVQTTTKVALGAAFASISSPGGAQCVFTAQITRDSNTGNWWLVLGDSLPVGYWPASLFTHVLGQGATMLQWGGEVYSTNVRKIPHTTTAMGSGEFLNTNRGYSCFIDHLRVLIEPKGEWQYPNPHYVGTYVDEKNCYGASLDVPGFMTEPTLFFGGPGRSNFCP; this is encoded by the exons ATGAGAAAAGAAATGTTTTTTAAAGAATGGAGAATAATAGTTGGATTTCTTGTACTAACATTCTCCATTAATTTTGATGTAACACAGGCCAAAGGTGTTTCTGTAAACCTTAATAACAAGCTTAAGGCTATGATAAAACCTGCTGTCAAAAGTATTAAG AGTTCAGATGGAGATGTAATCGACTGTGTAAACATCTACAATCAACCGGCTTTTGACCATCCTGCCTTGAAAAATCACACCATTCAG ATGAGACCTAGTTTTATTGTAGAAAAAGATGCTATCAAAGACAAGAATATATCTTCAGGCATTGAAACACTGGAACAAACATGGCAGAAAAGTGGGGGTTGTCCAGACGGAACGGTTCCTATTCGTAGAGTCACAAAAAAGGACCTGTTACGATTTCATAATCTGGAACGTTTTGGAATGAAGGCTCCTTCTTTTATTCCCAATACCTCATATCCTGATCGTACTTTAATTATCAACAATGTAAATGTCTCAGTTGGCCCTCAACCAAATTTCTCT AGTGCAGAACTAGTCGCCGTGGTTATTCACTACTTGGGAATTAAAGGGACTATGAGTATTTGGAATCCAAGGGTAGAAAGATGGGATGAATACACTACTGCTCAGCTTTGGCTTCAGAGTGGTAGCACAACTGATCTTGAAAGTGTCCAAGCTGGATGGATT GTGAACAAAAAGTTATATGGTGATACAAGGACCAGATTCTTCACTTACTGGACT AGAGATGGATCACAAAAGACAGGCTGCTTCGATCTTATATGCTCTGGGTTTGTACAAACCACCACAAAGGTAGCTCTAGGTGCAGCATTTGCGTCTATCTCCAGTCCTGGCGGAGCACAGTGTGTATTCACAGCTCAAATTACCAGG GATAGCAATACAGGAAACTGGTGGCTAGTACTAGGTGATAGTTTACCTGTAGGATACTGGCCGGCATCATTATTCACCCATGTCCTTGGACAAGGCGCCACAATGCTCCAATGGGGAGGAGAAGTCTATAGCACAAATGTGAGGAAAATTCCTCACACTACCACAGCAATGGGAAGTGGCGAATTTTTAAACACTAATCGCGGTTATTCATGCTTCATTGACCACCTTAGGGTGCTTATAGAACCGAAAGGTGAGTGGCAATACCCTAATCCTCATTATGTAGGTACTTACGTTGACGAGAAGAATTGCTACGGTGCCAGTCTTGATGTACCAGGATTCATGACAGAACCAACACTCTTCTTTGGTGGTCCGGGGCGTAGTAATTTTTGCCCATAG